The following is a genomic window from Methylomarinum vadi.
TCCGGCTTATCTGGATTCCTCCATCAAGGCCATTTACGAACGAGCGGGGCAGATCGTTACCGCGGACGGTTCCAGCGGCAGCCTAACCATGATCGGCACCGTTTCGCCGGCAGGCGGTAATTTCGAGGAGCCTGTTACCCAATCCACCCTGAATACCGTCAAGACCTTTTTAGGTTTGAGCGCCGATCGCGCCTATAAACGTTTCTATCCGGCGGTCGATCCGTTGATATCGTGGTCGCGCTATCTCGAACAGTTGCGGGACTGGTATAGCCGTGAACTGGAGCCGGATTGGACCGAGCGCGTGCAGGCCATGCTGGATTTGCTCAAGCGCGGCGACGATATCTATCAGATGATACAAGTGGCCGGCGAAGAAGGGATCACGCTGGACGATTATGTCACTTATCAGGAAGCACTTTTCGTCGACATGGTTTATTTGCAGCAGGATGCCTTTGACGATGTCGATGTCGCCGTACCGATTAAACGGCAGCAGGAAAATTTCAATCGCATCTATAAACTGGTCACGGCCGATTATCAATTCGAGAATCAAAATCAGGCCAGGGAATATTTCGTGCGCTTGACGGGGTTGTTCAAGAATCTGAATTATGCCAAATACAAAACGGCCGAATATCTGTCATTGGTGAGTAGAATCGACGAGTTGGCGGCGGGCGTCAAGAAATTCTAACCTGAAAATGGCTGGGCATTTTCGTTATAATAGCAAACGATATTTGTCTGGCTTTAGCTCGTCGCAATGACATTTCCAGCAGTCAGGCCCAAAATATCGTTCAGTTGGCAAACAAAATAAGGAATGTATTATGAAAATATTAACGAGTTCATTGATTAGCGGATTAATGATCATTGCTTCCCCGATGGTGTTGGCCGAATCCTATGAGGAGGATAAAGTCAAGGACATGGTCCTGGAGATGGACGACGATTTCGATAAAAAGGTTAATTTCAAGGAATATTACGAGGAAACGGTCACTGACAATGTCAGTTCATACGATGTCAATCGCGATGGCTATATCACGGAAGACGAAATCGAGCATGAATTGACCGAAGAGTTGATGGAAACGGTCAACGAAATGAACCGGCTCGGCGTGGGCGACCATGATGAGGATGTGACTGTCACTAACGCATTGATGTCCATGGATAAAAAAGCCAAAGATATCGTTAAGATGATGGATACCGACCACGATAATCTGGTCGAAAACGATGAAATCGAAGAATTTAGACATAAGCAATTCGATGCATTGGATAAAAACAAGGATGGCTTTTTGTCCGAAGCCGATACGGGAAAAAGATCCAAGCAAAAAGGTTGGCCGATTCGTCTAAGATAATTTAGAAGTATTTTTTAAGCTCCGGTATTTCTTCGCCATTATAGTGGGCACGAGCCGGAGCTATTCCAACGATTATCGGTTTTATTACGAAATGGCCAGTCGTTTTGGTTATGTTTAATTATTTGCCAGGTAGCGGTTGAGCGTTAATTCTCTTAATGGCAAAGGTATCGTTCTTTAACTCGCATTATCTGCCAATCATTCTCGAAATGGACTGGAATAGCCGATGATCCAGGAATATACATTTCTCGATAGAATGATTCCCTACCTTCAGCCCTTTGCCGAAATGCCATGTTAGCCTGGCTTGCCCCCATTAGGTCGCGATTTCGCCATGATTATCCTTCGTTATGTGAAAATTTGTAGGAGTTAGAATGATGAAAAGTTTTGTTTTGCGTTCCTCTTTTCTTATTCTATGCGCTGATGGCTAATCCCGCGTTTAATGAGCGTTTACTGTCTATACTGGCAAACATAAATTCTGCCTCCTGATTGGGAAATAAGCTTGAAACAACTATTACAACAGATCCTTGCCGCTAAACAGTTGCCTGAAGGAGTGGCCTGGAAACGTCATGAATTCAAGGTTAATAGCTTTATCGTCAGGAAAGGCGAAATTGGAAAATCGTTGTTTTATATTGAAAAAGGCACCTTGAGGGTAATTGGTGATGTTCAATTGGAAAAGCAAAAGCAAATCCATCCAGGCGTCTGTGATTTAAGCGGCGGTTCCATTTTTGGTGAAATTTGTCTGCACCATTCTCAATTACGCATGGCGACAGTCACCGCGGCAACCGATGCCGTCGTGCTGGAAATTGACGGGGAGGCTTTGAGCGCTTATCTGGATGACAATCCGATACAAGGTTATCTGTTTTATAAGCAACTTTTCGAAATCATGATCAACAGGTTGAACATGGCCAATCAACGAATCGAAAACTTGATGGCTTGGGGGCTAAAGGTGCATGAAATCGATAAATACTTATAGTTGGTAGTGCTGATTAAACGGTTATTTTCCGGATTGAAGGGAAACAAGGCTCGGGTCGAGCACAGCGAATGGATGCTTTTTGTGAGAGCTTGACTAAAAATAGGTCGAGAGGAAAGGGTGAGCTTGGAGTCGTCTGAAAAGCTAATAAAACAGACGTTCCATAAAACTCCAGGCCGACCGCTTCAGTTTGATTTATAGGTTTGCAGTTTGTTTAGAACGTGAGTCAATAGCGGATGTAGCCATTGCCGCCAGCAAAATTGGACAAAACTCTTACCAACATAGCGGAGTTTATCCCATAGCCTGCGTGCTTTCCCGCTGCCGATGCGGACTAACCAGGGTTCGACATATGTGCTCCATGGCGGGTAACGTACGCCGTTGGCATCGAGAAACACTTTTTCGAACGCCCACATTTCCAGGACAGACACTAGCCACATAAAGGCGAAGGCGATGGCCATGCCGGCGCCGGCGAAAATGACCAACCAAGCGAACATCGGGTGTAACTTGGTGAGCCACCAGGAAAGAATATCGACGAGCAGAAACAGATAAGGCATGCCGATGGCGAGGCATTTGTATTTGACCGTACTGGTTTCGGAAAAGCTGAATATCAGTCCGACGAACATAAAGATGAAGCTGATGCCGAATAAGTGGATATGCGAGACCCTGGTTAACGACGAAAAGGTCGCGCCTTCATCCTGCTCGGTGACGGCTGCTATCTCTTCGAACTTGGTGAAATCGGGAATGCCGCCGCCATTCTTGTTATGACACATGATGCAGCGGTTGGTGAAAATCTCCGCCACGCCGGATGAACGGTATTCGGACTCCTCGGCTCCATCTCTGATCCATTGAATAATGATGAAGCGCTCCTGTTCCGGAGCGTTATCCTTCATCGAGCCATTTAATTTCGTCTCCAACACGGTGCCGGATCGATTGCCGTAATAACTGTAAACGATGTCGTCTATGGATAAACCGAACTTGCCGTCGGCCATGCCGTGGGTGAATAGGATTTGAATCAGGGCGAAAAGATAACCGACCGCCACTGTCGTCAGATATCCGGTAAATAACACCTTAACAGGCGTATCAAGTTGTTTTAGCGATGAAAATTCACGTGCCATAACTTTTGTACAGAGTACGGATGTCAGAAGTTGAATAAAAGTTTAACCTGATGGCGTTGTATCTACTAATTAAAAATGGTGAATAACTTGTTTCTTGGTTTCATTGAAACGCCATTTGAACTGTTCGAAGGTTAAGTATTTATGGAATGAATTTTGCTTATGTCATTCAGTTTTGTTTGGGTTATTTATATTGATGGATACGAATCAAAAATTATTCCCTTGTTTTCAACCGATCATTAGCGTCGTCAACGGACGCATTGTGGGTTATGAAGCTTTGGCGCGACAACTCGATAATAAACAAAATATCGTTTCCGCCGGGACGTTGTTTTCTAAGGGCGAGATGGCGACGGAGCAATTACTGGAAATTGATCGGCGAGTACGTTGGTTGGCATTACAACAATTTTCCGCCAAACAAGCCCAATATTATTTGGCCTTGAATATCTCGGCGGCCTGGATCGATTATGTCATGGATATCAAAAAATTACCGACCCTGGAAATGTTGCAGCGACTTCGTATAGAACGCAGTCGAGTCATTATTGAAATTTCAGAAGCCGATGCGGATATCGATAAACTGAAGGAGGTTGTCACTATTTACCGGCGCAATGGCTTGACGGTTGCCGTCGATGATTTTGGCGCCGGCTTCTCCCAGTTGGAAAGAGTCATGGCCATTAGTCCCGACGTCATCAAAATCGATATGCGATTGTTTAAACAGGCGGCGAAAGGCGGAATCGCCAAAGAGGTCGTGCAATTGTTGACGCGTTTCGGGAATCGTTTGGGGACACAGATCGTCTGCGTCGGTGTGGAAACCGATGATGAGTTTATGTTCGGTCTGAATTGTGGCGCACAATTCATGCAAGGTTTTTTGTTTGCCGGCGCGGAAAAAGAGTTTAAGCGAGTCGGTCAATTTGAACAGCACATCATTACATTAAGAAAAAAATTCCTGAAACGACGACTGCCCGCCGATCAGCGCAAAATTGAACGGGACAACGCCGTTCATGAATTGGTGCATAAGCTGAAGGATGTATTGCAGGACGATTTCAACTTGAATGCCTTGGTAACCTGGGACTTCGAACGCTATGGGGTATTGCGGTTTTATTTATGTAACAGCGAAGGCGACCAAATTTCACCGGATTTTAACTTTAGTGGCGGAAAATGGACTAATGATCCCAAACACATTGGTTTCAATTGGTCTTGCCGGCCGTATTTTTATCAAATTCTTGCTTTGGAAAAATGCGGCCATTCCGATCAGGTGGTGACTTCGGAACGGTACAAGGATTTTGAGACCGGTCAACTTTGTCGAACACTTTCGCTCAGTCTGGATAGTGAAAGAATCTTGATGGTGGACATATTGGTCGATTGGGAGTGAGAGTTGCCTTGTCGGACTTGCATGACGCGGAAAACGAATCGGCAGACATATTGCTTGGCTAAAGGAAAAGATCGTTTGTTGGCGGTTAATCGAGGCGTCAATCAATTGTGGGGTTTAATAGCTCTATACTCATCGTTTGTGTAATTTCGGCGCAGGGGTGTCTATCAAAGGACGCCGTAAATCGATCCATGGAGGCTTTGCGACAGCATTCTTGCTGTCGAAACCTCTGCTAAACTCCCCTGTACCGCCTTGGATAAGTGCCGAAATTTGAAGTGCGAACGGTATAATTTAGTTTCGGGATTAAACGAATGGAAATT
Proteins encoded in this region:
- a CDS encoding EAL domain-containing protein, whose product is MDTNQKLFPCFQPIISVVNGRIVGYEALARQLDNKQNIVSAGTLFSKGEMATEQLLEIDRRVRWLALQQFSAKQAQYYLALNISAAWIDYVMDIKKLPTLEMLQRLRIERSRVIIEISEADADIDKLKEVVTIYRRNGLTVAVDDFGAGFSQLERVMAISPDVIKIDMRLFKQAAKGGIAKEVVQLLTRFGNRLGTQIVCVGVETDDEFMFGLNCGAQFMQGFLFAGAEKEFKRVGQFEQHIITLRKKFLKRRLPADQRKIERDNAVHELVHKLKDVLQDDFNLNALVTWDFERYGVLRFYLCNSEGDQISPDFNFSGGKWTNDPKHIGFNWSCRPYFYQILALEKCGHSDQVVTSERYKDFETGQLCRTLSLSLDSERILMVDILVDWE
- a CDS encoding Crp/Fnr family transcriptional regulator → MKQLLQQILAAKQLPEGVAWKRHEFKVNSFIVRKGEIGKSLFYIEKGTLRVIGDVQLEKQKQIHPGVCDLSGGSIFGEICLHHSQLRMATVTAATDAVVLEIDGEALSAYLDDNPIQGYLFYKQLFEIMINRLNMANQRIENLMAWGLKVHEIDKYL
- a CDS encoding EF-hand domain-containing protein; this encodes MKILTSSLISGLMIIASPMVLAESYEEDKVKDMVLEMDDDFDKKVNFKEYYEETVTDNVSSYDVNRDGYITEDEIEHELTEELMETVNEMNRLGVGDHDEDVTVTNALMSMDKKAKDIVKMMDTDHDNLVENDEIEEFRHKQFDALDKNKDGFLSEADTGKRSKQKGWPIRLR